Proteins co-encoded in one Stomoxys calcitrans chromosome 5, idStoCalc2.1, whole genome shotgun sequence genomic window:
- the LOC106088687 gene encoding uncharacterized protein LOC106088687, producing the protein MLSCKCLNFIASTANQSQGSTPALSLTDAFRQAFLQKYPRNFVFYSQCMDFFKQAIGPVSDLAINSISQRDLIYSLTLDISELGQTLQTWQLSICSNCNVVLCAKRVGDSANTQQQVTPMYLINCGILTNNEELSQKRADKSFSETFGILIMDHPKVEVSSINQTPSSTLPLGSLSASFVTGGGITTHLDSKQLRLRQLQSYLQQRLQREIAETDERIQRYTEQQFALLKSFREKSEQDYQLLVSLIQCIPEQQANEWLDRQPPNLDVSNNGGSLPYGASRRRNTISNRRDLNTTAPTTPTTSQPPSNLYPGNKESNSMKLATSEAGPALSFTSAIVTNTNRSALGEASTNMVTTVASPPSLNTTTASSAAVGNVVSSSISNRKMSNFDTPPATPEATPMSVGNSPTFRQQQQQPQQTISFVGQQSFQQQFPTPTVETADDCLFELEGVDGTFTGGAGNVTYVNSSVHLQNPPSPLRQQQNQNVPHQILPVYSSFQQRASFQVADSNQMSDLDESDGAEEAEDALDLDSSMPIAMTATPQRRVNASNMVNFAKSLPIEIANSPLANARSYIALDSDEDELDNNVDIAASIKALAKSVHGEAVFGDLPRPRLRSQI; encoded by the exons GCTATCGGCCCAgtgtctgatttggctataAATTCGATTAGTCAACGTGATTTAATTTATAGTCTAACCTTGGATATTTCCGAGCTTGGTCAAACATTACAAACTTGGCAACTTAGCATCTGTAGCAACTGCAATGTTGTCCTTTGCGCCAAGCGTGTTGGCGACTCTGCCAACACTCAGCAACAGGTTACCCCAATGTATCTGATAAATTGTGGCATACTAACCAATAATGAGGAATTGTCACAAAAAAGAGCTGACAAATCTTTCTCGGAAACTTTTGGTATTCTAATAATGGATCATCCTAAAGTGGAGGTTTCTTCGATTAACCAAACCCCGTCAAGTACTTTGCCCCTTGGCTCATTATCGGCATCTTTTGTGACCGGTGGCGGCATAACAACCCATTTGGATTCGAAACAGTTACGCCTCAGACAGTTGCAATCGTATTTGCAACAACGTCTGCAGAGGGAAATTGCTGAAACGGACGAACGCATACAGCGTTATACGGAACAACAATTTGCTTTATTGAAAAGTTTCCGGGAAAAATCTGAACAGGACTATCAATTGCTTGTATCCCTTATTCAATGTATACCGGAACAACAAGCCAATGAATGGTTAGACCGTCAACCTCCCAATTTGGATGTTAGTAATAATGGTGGCAGCTTACCTTATGGTGCTTCTCGTAGACGCAACACCATATCCAACCGAAGAGATTTAAATACCACAGCTCCGACAACTCCAACGACAAGCCAACCGCCGTCTAACCTTTATCCCGGGAATAAAGAGAGCAATAGCATGAAGTTGGCAACCTCTGAAGCAGGCCCTGCTTTATCGTTCACTAGTGCCATAGTTACAAACACTAATCGGTCGGCATTAGGGGAAGCCAGCACAAATATGGTTACAACTGTAGCATCTCCGCCATCATTGAATACGACCACGGCTAGTTCCGCCGCTGTTGGTAACGTCGTAAGCAGCTCAATTTCTAATCGTAAAATGTCAAACTTTGACACTCCGCCCGCCACACCTGAAGCTACTCCCATGAGTGTGGGTAATAGCCCCACATTCcgtcagcagcagcaacaaccacaacaaacgATTTCGTTTGTTGGTCAGCAGTCCTTTCAACAACAATTCCCAACTCCCACAGTTGAAACAGCTGACGATTGCCTATTCGAATTGGAAGGTGTTGACGGAACCTTTACCGGCGGAGCTGGTAATGTCACATACGTAAATTCATCTGTGCATCTGCAAAACCCGCCTTCGCCGCTGCGTCAGCAACAAAATCAAAATGTGCCACATCAAATACTGCCAGTTTATAGTAGCTTTCAACAACGTGCATCGTTCCAAGTAGCTGATAGTAATCAAATGAGTGATTTGGATGAAAGTGATGGTGCTGAAGAGGCGGAag atGCGCTGGACTTAGATAGCTCAATGCCCATTGCTATGACAGCAACCCCGCAAAGGCGTGTTAATGCCTCGAATATGGTAAATTTCGCTAAAAGTTTACCTATAGAAATAGCAAATTCACCTCTTGCGAATGCTCGTAGTTATATAGCATTGGACTCTGATGAAGAT GAACTGGACAATAATGTTGATATTGCGGCCAGCATAAAAGCTTTAGCTAAAAGCGTTCATGGTGAAGCTGTGTTTGGCGACCTTCCAAGGCCACGTTTGCGTTCACAAATTTAA